A genomic region of Desulfosarcina ovata subsp. ovata contains the following coding sequences:
- a CDS encoding TonB-dependent receptor plug domain-containing protein, which translates to MKRFVIQLNHRRFFSSIFLIGLILLAFQHPVTADESQASQPAAEIVSMDDIVVTATRSERSAAEIYADVEVISSEEIADSSSNDLLDLLRGIPGMDNRGQTGQGGWFSTDIRGIDSSRGMLMMVDGVPLNSGLSDFTYTSGIDLSIIDQIEVVKGNFSSLYGSNAMGGVINVITKKRETDGFDITGRMDAGDFGFYEYGSNVIGRKGRLTYSINASQQHFDNRYRRDQQLEYERSGMMGNYTYTKVYTDIEDADSDNSRVFARIDYDVDDTTGFTLSGNYATSSENLGKSENLPTVRDLGDKEQDTYFLNLNAHTTLLDDLDLDLQLYTNYDERDTNKEQRVSSGMMGSSYEMGHQNFWGRNNGLQIKANKSIFARHYITSGIDANYKQGYWKETYEDGEVIDTTLDKTMTNYAVYLQDEIDLAPVTITLGGRYDANSESEDAFSPKLGLFYKMSDRISFHGSAGKAFRAPTLQEMYQPTWLMGMYLFYSNPDLEPETVWSYDLGTTIKITPKIDFFVTGFYSKAEDLISTSPTIIDGQTVRIYENLEEVETDGFEAGIEGWLTPWLTFNLNYTYTHSVEKGEGRLADVPLHQANLSLGTRTPIGKHLVLNTTLNARYSGETTYVDSMTDMTVEKLDGFTVMDFIVRLNILEKHSLKFAMYNILDEEYQVHGSNLGPERYFWAGAEFTF; encoded by the coding sequence ATGAAACGATTTGTAATCCAGTTGAATCACAGGCGGTTTTTCTCTTCTATTTTCCTGATCGGTCTGATTTTGCTTGCCTTTCAACATCCTGTCACGGCAGATGAATCCCAGGCCAGTCAACCTGCGGCAGAGATAGTAAGTATGGATGACATCGTCGTCACCGCCACGAGATCGGAAAGATCGGCAGCTGAGATATATGCCGACGTGGAGGTTATCTCCAGCGAGGAGATTGCCGACTCGTCCAGCAATGACCTGCTGGATTTGTTGCGGGGAATCCCCGGTATGGACAACCGGGGGCAGACAGGCCAGGGCGGATGGTTTTCCACTGACATCAGGGGCATTGACAGCAGCCGGGGCATGTTGATGATGGTCGATGGGGTGCCGTTGAATTCCGGATTGTCCGACTTTACCTATACTTCCGGTATCGATCTGAGTATCATCGACCAGATCGAGGTGGTCAAGGGAAACTTTTCTTCTCTTTACGGAAGCAACGCCATGGGTGGGGTAATCAACGTCATCACCAAGAAAAGGGAGACCGACGGTTTCGACATTACCGGCAGGATGGACGCCGGCGACTTCGGGTTCTATGAGTATGGGTCGAACGTCATCGGCCGAAAGGGCAGGCTGACCTATTCCATCAATGCCAGCCAGCAGCACTTCGACAACCGCTACCGCCGGGATCAACAACTGGAATATGAGAGAAGCGGCATGATGGGCAATTATACGTACACCAAGGTTTATACCGATATCGAGGATGCCGATTCCGACAACTCGAGGGTATTCGCCCGCATCGACTATGATGTGGACGACACCACGGGCTTCACTCTCTCAGGAAATTATGCCACGTCAAGCGAAAATTTGGGAAAAAGCGAGAATTTGCCTACGGTTCGTGATCTCGGGGACAAGGAGCAGGACACCTATTTCCTGAACCTCAACGCCCACACGACCCTCCTGGATGATCTGGATCTAGATTTACAGCTCTATACCAACTACGACGAGCGAGACACCAACAAGGAACAGCGGGTCAGCAGCGGAATGATGGGGTCGTCCTATGAAATGGGTCATCAGAATTTCTGGGGCCGCAACAACGGCCTGCAAATCAAGGCCAACAAATCAATCTTTGCAAGACACTATATTACGTCCGGCATCGATGCTAATTACAAGCAAGGGTACTGGAAGGAAACCTATGAGGACGGCGAGGTGATCGACACGACCCTGGACAAAACCATGACGAACTACGCGGTCTACCTTCAGGACGAAATCGACTTGGCCCCGGTGACGATCACCCTTGGCGGGCGCTACGATGCCAATTCCGAGTCGGAAGACGCCTTTTCGCCCAAGCTCGGGCTTTTCTATAAAATGTCCGACAGGATCAGTTTTCATGGTTCCGCTGGGAAAGCATTTCGTGCGCCGACGCTTCAGGAAATGTACCAGCCGACCTGGCTGATGGGCATGTACTTGTTTTATTCAAACCCGGACCTGGAGCCCGAAACCGTCTGGTCCTACGATCTGGGAACCACAATAAAAATAACCCCGAAAATCGATTTCTTCGTGACCGGCTTTTATTCCAAGGCCGAGGATCTCATTAGCACTTCGCCGACAATCATCGACGGTCAAACGGTGAGAATTTATGAAAACTTGGAGGAGGTGGAAACTGACGGTTTCGAAGCCGGCATTGAGGGCTGGCTGACGCCGTGGCTGACCTTCAACCTGAACTACACCTACACCCACTCGGTGGAAAAGGGTGAGGGGCGCCTGGCGGATGTTCCCCTGCACCAGGCCAATTTAAGCTTGGGAACCAGAACCCCCATCGGGAAACACCTTGTCCTGAACACCACACTCAATGCCAGGTACAGCGGGGAAACCACTTATGTCGACAGCATGACCGACATGACCGTGGAGAAACTGGACGGCTTCACGGTCATGGATTTTATCGTGCGCCTCAACATTCTGGAAAAGCACAGCCTTAAATTCGCCATGTACAACATTCTCGACGAGGAATACCAGGTACACGGCTCCAATCTCGGCCCCGAACGATATTTCTGGGCAGGCGCGGAGTTCACGTTCTGA